Proteins from a genomic interval of Pseudomonas asplenii:
- a CDS encoding efflux transporter outer membrane subunit yields MRFAPLPLLLAMVLGGCVNLAPDYQRPAAPVAGQWSTTTPAGQTNADIAWRELFIDSRLRDTVAHALANNRDLRVAALNVEYQQAQYRIQSAALLPAVSATASGTRQRSLSETSTTTSSQYSVGLGVSSYELDLFGRLGNLKDAALENYLSLEQTRRSTQISLVAQVANAWMTLAADQQLLTLSRNTYTSQQKTYALVQQSHGLGGESGLSLAQSRSTVESARVNVANYESQVEQDRNALELLVGEHLDDHLLPGDAPLDAALLVNVPAGLPSTLLQRRPDVLAAEHTLKSASADIGAARAAFFPSVTLTASGGSASSELSGLFKSGSRAWSFAPSINLPIFNAGSNRASLDAAKITRDIDVAQYEKTLQTAFSEVADALSVRSHINESLDAQRNLTQATDKSYNLSLALYKQGSQSFLNVLDAQRSLYSAQQTLISLELSEQLNRVTLYKTLGGGWEG; encoded by the coding sequence ATGCGCTTTGCCCCTCTCCCCCTGCTGCTGGCAATGGTGCTGGGCGGCTGCGTGAACCTGGCCCCGGACTATCAGCGCCCTGCGGCGCCGGTGGCCGGGCAATGGTCAACCACGACCCCGGCCGGCCAGACCAATGCCGACATCGCCTGGCGCGAACTGTTCATCGACAGCCGCCTGCGCGACACCGTGGCCCATGCCCTGGCCAACAACCGCGACCTGCGGGTCGCCGCGCTGAACGTCGAGTACCAACAGGCGCAGTACCGCATCCAGAGCGCGGCGCTGCTCCCAGCGGTTTCCGCCACGGCCAGCGGCACACGCCAACGCTCGCTGTCCGAGACCAGCACCACCACCAGCAGCCAATACAGCGTCGGACTCGGTGTGAGCAGCTACGAGCTGGACCTGTTCGGCCGGCTGGGCAACCTCAAGGACGCCGCGCTGGAAAACTACCTGTCCCTGGAGCAGACCCGCCGCAGCACCCAGATCAGCCTGGTGGCGCAAGTCGCCAACGCCTGGATGACCCTGGCCGCCGACCAGCAACTGCTGACCCTGTCGCGCAACACCTACACCAGCCAGCAGAAGACCTACGCCCTGGTGCAACAGAGCCACGGCCTGGGCGGCGAATCCGGCCTGAGCCTGGCCCAGTCGCGCAGCACCGTCGAATCGGCCCGTGTCAATGTGGCGAATTACGAAAGCCAGGTCGAGCAGGATCGCAACGCTCTGGAACTGCTGGTCGGTGAACACCTGGACGACCACTTGCTGCCCGGCGACGCGCCGCTCGATGCGGCGCTGCTGGTCAACGTTCCGGCCGGCCTGCCCTCGACCCTGCTGCAACGCCGCCCTGATGTGCTCGCCGCCGAACACACGCTCAAGTCCGCCAGCGCCGACATCGGTGCCGCCCGTGCGGCGTTCTTCCCCAGCGTAACCTTGACCGCCAGCGGCGGCAGTGCCAGCAGCGAACTGTCCGGGTTGTTCAAATCCGGCAGCCGCGCCTGGAGCTTCGCCCCATCGATCAACCTGCCGATCTTCAACGCCGGCAGCAACCGCGCCAGCCTTGATGCTGCGAAGATCACCCGCGACATCGACGTGGCCCAGTACGAGAAGACCCTGCAGACCGCTTTCAGCGAAGTCGCCGACGCCCTCTCCGTACGCAGCCACATCAACGAGAGCCTGGACGCCCAGCGCAACCTGACCCAGGCCACCGACAAGAGCTACAACCTCTCGCTGGCGCTTTACAAGCAAGGCTCGCAGAGCTTCCTCAACGTGCTCGACGCCCAGCGTTCGCTGTATTCAGCACAGCAGACGCTGATCAGCCTGGAGCTGTCCGAGCAGCTCAACCGGGTGACGTTGTACAAGACGCTGGGGGGTGGTTGGGAGGGCTGA